The following proteins are encoded in a genomic region of Natronorubrum halophilum:
- the aglF gene encoding UTP--glucose-1-phosphate uridylyltransferase AglF, whose product MQAVVLAAGKGTRLRPLTEDKPKVLVEVDDTPLIEDVFDSLLEIGVTELVVVVGYMKEKIIERYGDEYEGVPITYAHQREQLGLAHAILQAEPHIDGDFVLMLGDNVFRGNLGDVINRQQEDRADAAFLVEEVPYEEASRYGVLDTNEYGEIVEVVEKPDDPPSNLVMTGFYTFTPAIFHACHLVQPSDRGEYELPDAIDLLIQSGRTIDAIRMDGWRIDVGYPEDRETAEERIRDQREALSEQ is encoded by the coding sequence ATGCAAGCAGTCGTCTTAGCCGCCGGAAAGGGCACCCGCCTCCGGCCGCTCACGGAAGACAAACCGAAGGTTCTCGTCGAGGTCGACGACACGCCCCTCATCGAGGACGTCTTCGATAGCCTCCTCGAGATCGGCGTCACCGAACTGGTAGTTGTCGTCGGCTACATGAAAGAAAAGATCATCGAGCGCTACGGCGACGAGTACGAAGGCGTGCCGATCACCTACGCCCACCAGCGCGAACAACTCGGACTCGCACACGCCATTCTCCAGGCCGAACCACACATCGACGGTGATTTCGTGCTCATGCTCGGGGACAACGTTTTCCGCGGGAACCTCGGCGACGTGATCAATCGCCAGCAGGAGGATCGCGCTGACGCAGCCTTTCTCGTCGAGGAAGTCCCCTACGAGGAGGCCTCCCGGTACGGCGTCCTCGACACCAACGAGTACGGCGAGATCGTCGAGGTCGTCGAAAAGCCGGACGATCCGCCGTCGAACCTCGTCATGACCGGGTTCTACACCTTCACACCGGCGATCTTCCACGCCTGTCACCTCGTACAGCCCTCGGACCGCGGCGAGTACGAGCTTCCGGACGCGATCGATCTGCTCATCCAGTCGGGGAGAACCATCGACGCGATCCGAATGGACGGGTGGCGGATCGACGTCGGCTATCCCGAGGACCGCGAGACGGCGGAAGAGCGGATCCGGGACCAGCGAGAAGCGCTCTCGGAGCAGTAG
- a CDS encoding M24 family metallopeptidase, translated as MSRDIFDEAEYERRVNRTKERLREEELDAIVVSDPANMNYLTGYDGWSFYVHQAVIVTPDHEEPVWVGREMDAGGARATTHLSEPNVLTYSDDHVHSPHDLHPMDYVAGVLEDLDVEDGRIGLEMDASYFTAKSYTRLQQNLPDAEFEDATLLVGWVRIKKSERELEYMREAARISENAMRAGLDTIEEGVPEYEAAAEIYEALITGTDEYGGDYPSIVPLMPSGDHTDTPHLTWTDRPFEDGDPVIIELSGCRHRYHSPLARTMFVGDPPEELERTADIVVEGIETALDVAEPGVTCEAVETAWRETIAQYGLEKEDRIGYSMGLGYPPDWGEHTASIRPGDETVLEENMTFHMIPGIWTEAVGMEISETFRVTSDGAETLADFPRRLFTT; from the coding sequence GTGTCACGAGATATCTTCGACGAGGCGGAGTACGAACGGCGGGTGAATCGGACGAAAGAACGGTTACGCGAGGAGGAACTCGACGCCATCGTCGTTTCCGACCCGGCCAACATGAACTACCTCACGGGGTACGACGGCTGGTCGTTCTACGTCCATCAGGCCGTCATCGTCACGCCGGACCACGAGGAACCGGTCTGGGTCGGCCGCGAGATGGACGCGGGCGGCGCGCGCGCGACGACCCACCTGTCCGAACCCAACGTTCTCACCTACAGCGACGATCACGTCCACTCGCCGCACGACCTCCATCCGATGGACTACGTCGCGGGCGTCCTCGAGGACCTCGACGTCGAAGACGGGCGTATCGGGCTCGAGATGGACGCCTCCTACTTCACCGCGAAGTCCTACACCCGACTCCAGCAAAACCTCCCCGACGCCGAGTTCGAGGACGCGACGCTACTGGTCGGCTGGGTCCGAATCAAGAAGTCCGAGCGGGAACTCGAGTACATGCGCGAGGCGGCCCGCATCTCGGAGAACGCGATGCGGGCCGGCCTCGATACGATCGAGGAGGGCGTTCCGGAGTACGAAGCCGCGGCCGAGATCTACGAGGCGCTGATCACCGGCACCGACGAGTACGGCGGCGACTACCCCTCGATCGTCCCGCTGATGCCCTCGGGCGACCACACGGACACCCCGCACCTCACGTGGACCGACCGTCCGTTCGAGGACGGCGACCCGGTCATCATCGAACTCTCGGGCTGTCGCCACCGATACCACTCCCCGCTCGCGCGGACGATGTTCGTCGGCGACCCGCCCGAGGAACTCGAGCGAACCGCCGATATCGTCGTCGAGGGGATCGAAACCGCCCTCGACGTCGCCGAACCGGGCGTCACCTGCGAAGCCGTCGAAACGGCCTGGCGCGAAACCATCGCGCAGTACGGTCTCGAGAAGGAGGATCGAATCGGCTACTCGATGGGGCTTGGCTACCCGCCGGACTGGGGCGAACACACCGCGAGCATCCGGCCCGGCGACGAGACGGTACTCGAGGAGAACATGACGTTCCACATGATCCCCGGCATCTGGACGGAAGCGGTCGGCATGGAGATCAGCGAAACGTTCCGCGTCACGTCCGACGGGGCGGAAACGCTCGCCGACTTCCCGCGACGACTGTTCACGACATAA
- the gdhB gene encoding glutamate dehydrogenase GdhB has protein sequence MTTTPTQQEAEPDDDLDSALVTARRQLERAATHVDVDPGVIERLKHPTKVQQVSVPLERDDGSVDVFTGYRAQHDDVRGPYKGGLRYHPEVSAEECTGLSMWMTWKCAVMDLPFGGGKGGISVDPKALTEDETERLTRRFAEELRDVVGPTKDVPAPDMGTDAQTMAWFMDAYSMQQGETIPGVVTGKPPVVGGSYGREEAPGRSTAIAAREAVDYYDRDLSNTTVAVQGFGSVGANAARLLEDWGATVVAVSDVNGAIYDPGGLAIHEIPTHEEEPEAVLAQDAPETISNAEILELDVDVLIPAAVGNVITADNADAIAADIVVEGANGPTTFAADTILEERDVAVIPDILANAGGVTVSYFEWLQDINRRQWSLERVNTELEEHMLEAWADVREEVEEKDLAWRDAAYVVALSRIAEAKATRGLWP, from the coding sequence ATGACTACGACACCAACGCAACAGGAGGCAGAACCGGACGACGATCTCGATTCGGCGCTCGTCACCGCCCGCCGACAGCTCGAGCGCGCGGCGACGCACGTCGATGTCGACCCCGGCGTTATCGAGCGCCTGAAACACCCGACCAAGGTCCAGCAGGTCTCGGTTCCCCTCGAGCGCGATGACGGCTCCGTCGACGTCTTCACCGGATACCGCGCCCAGCACGACGACGTCCGCGGGCCCTACAAGGGCGGACTGCGATACCATCCCGAGGTATCCGCCGAGGAGTGTACCGGCCTCTCGATGTGGATGACCTGGAAGTGCGCCGTGATGGATCTCCCCTTCGGCGGCGGAAAGGGCGGTATTTCCGTCGATCCCAAAGCGCTGACCGAGGACGAGACCGAACGGCTCACGCGCCGGTTCGCCGAAGAGCTGCGCGACGTCGTCGGGCCGACGAAGGACGTTCCGGCACCGGACATGGGTACCGACGCCCAGACGATGGCCTGGTTCATGGACGCCTACTCGATGCAACAGGGCGAGACCATTCCCGGCGTCGTCACCGGTAAGCCGCCCGTCGTCGGCGGCTCCTACGGCCGCGAGGAGGCACCGGGACGCTCGACAGCGATCGCCGCTCGAGAGGCCGTCGACTACTACGACCGCGACCTCTCGAACACGACGGTCGCCGTCCAGGGATTCGGGAGCGTCGGCGCTAACGCCGCTCGCCTGCTCGAGGACTGGGGTGCGACAGTCGTCGCCGTCAGCGACGTCAACGGCGCGATCTACGACCCCGGCGGCCTCGCGATCCACGAGATCCCGACCCACGAGGAGGAACCCGAAGCCGTCCTCGCACAGGACGCACCGGAAACGATCTCGAACGCGGAGATCCTCGAACTCGACGTCGACGTGTTGATCCCGGCCGCCGTCGGGAACGTCATCACGGCGGACAACGCGGACGCCATCGCGGCCGACATCGTCGTCGAGGGTGCGAACGGCCCGACCACGTTCGCCGCCGACACCATCCTCGAGGAACGCGATGTCGCCGTGATTCCCGACATTCTCGCCAACGCCGGCGGGGTGACGGTGAGTTACTTCGAGTGGCTCCAGGACATCAACCGCCGCCAGTGGTCGCTCGAGCGCGTCAACACGGAACTCGAAGAACACATGCTCGAGGCCTGGGCGGACGTCCGCGAGGAAGTCGAGGAGAAGGACCTGGCGTGGCGCGACGCCGCCTACGTCGTGGCGCTGTCGCGGATCGCCGAGGCGAAGGCGACGCGCGGGCTCTGGCCGTAA
- a CDS encoding glycosyltransferase family 61 protein gives MTEDGNLITDTIARPENTVRRITIGIGSLAAENGVRQTRSTLFGTGPEPTRQVERASAILPLWNNYYHWTVECLPRLRSLEQYAAETGTRPTVFVPSDMSGWMLEWLSILGWETHIEPLPNETVEAEQLVVTSHPEPIPADCMWLRERGFEAADWDDDGSSSRRVYISRADATRRRVSNRSRLDPLLEEFGFESYVLGELTVAEQIGLFSEAEIVLAPHGAGLTNVVFGRDLSVVELFGPKKNTTFYRLSDLCGHEYRSLECPSDGLDIDVDLDVLRTVLEDVTA, from the coding sequence ATGACTGAGGACGGAAACCTAATTACGGACACGATCGCACGACCGGAGAATACGGTTCGTCGAATCACCATCGGAATCGGGTCTCTCGCGGCCGAGAACGGGGTTCGTCAGACCCGGTCGACGTTGTTCGGAACCGGTCCCGAACCGACACGGCAGGTCGAGCGAGCGAGCGCAATTCTCCCCCTTTGGAACAACTACTACCACTGGACGGTCGAGTGTCTCCCCCGGCTCCGCTCACTCGAACAGTATGCAGCCGAGACCGGAACGAGACCGACCGTCTTCGTTCCGTCAGATATGTCTGGGTGGATGCTCGAGTGGCTCTCGATTCTCGGCTGGGAAACGCACATCGAACCGCTCCCGAACGAGACCGTCGAAGCGGAGCAGTTAGTCGTAACGTCACACCCTGAACCGATCCCGGCAGACTGCATGTGGCTTCGTGAACGCGGATTCGAGGCCGCCGACTGGGACGATGACGGTTCGAGCTCACGCCGGGTTTATATATCGCGGGCCGACGCGACCAGACGTCGAGTGAGCAATCGCTCTCGACTGGACCCGCTTCTCGAGGAGTTTGGGTTCGAATCCTACGTCCTCGGAGAGCTCACGGTTGCCGAACAGATTGGCCTGTTTTCCGAGGCCGAAATCGTTCTCGCACCACACGGTGCGGGTCTCACGAACGTCGTCTTTGGTAGGGACCTCTCCGTCGTCGAATTGTTCGGACCGAAGAAGAACACGACATTCTACCGGCTCTCGGACCTGTGCGGTCACGAGTATCGATCGCTCGAGTGCCCCTCAGACGGACTCGATATCGACGTCGATCTGGATGTACTACGAACAGTACTGGAGGACGTTACGGCATAA
- a CDS encoding sulfatase, with product MTSPNVLLVILDSVRAANTSLHGHYNETTPELEAFASEATVYTQAHSPGIHSIASHVSIFTGYEVAEHRAVDHTAEIEPGTTIWEELSEIGYQTGLFTSNSVIADASSLAQSFDDVDGPSASAYPFPDALSPDELSGETGKWEFLRAALGSNQPVRSLSNGVSDQLRRIRGPLVDHDESRQHIDSFLEWTDERTRPWAACLNLMDAHYPYLPAPRYDRWGGSRLRELHEEIREPLLREFLGGRPWWQLGAFESLYDGCIRQADAIVHELLDALRARDELSNTLLVITSDHGEGFGEPCELGTPVRLIDHNFGVNEQLTHVPLIVSHPGHDQGETVDKPVSLAQFPAVVHAQLEGRHRTFKRADPVLTTTYRIQEPGDELPLEATDRSPYFGPWHAIYETRDGVVRKDALHNEYDAQMAIPNACERSVVGRADRTRIEETISSLEPATIVSGQQQVSDSIEQRLNDLGYIQ from the coding sequence ATGACCTCGCCCAACGTTCTCCTCGTCATTCTCGACAGCGTCCGAGCGGCGAACACGAGTCTTCACGGACATTACAACGAGACGACGCCGGAACTCGAGGCGTTCGCCTCGGAGGCGACGGTGTATACGCAGGCCCACTCGCCCGGCATCCATAGTATCGCAAGCCACGTGAGTATTTTTACCGGTTACGAAGTCGCCGAACACCGTGCAGTAGATCACACAGCAGAAATCGAACCGGGAACAACTATCTGGGAGGAACTCTCCGAGATTGGGTATCAGACGGGGCTCTTCACGTCGAACAGCGTCATCGCCGACGCATCATCGCTCGCTCAGTCGTTCGATGATGTGGATGGGCCATCAGCCTCTGCATACCCCTTTCCTGACGCACTATCACCCGATGAGTTGAGCGGTGAAACCGGAAAGTGGGAGTTTCTCAGGGCTGCACTCGGTAGCAATCAACCGGTCAGATCACTTTCCAATGGTGTCAGTGACCAACTCCGACGAATTCGCGGACCGTTGGTCGATCACGACGAGAGTCGCCAACATATCGACTCGTTTCTCGAGTGGACAGACGAGCGGACCCGGCCGTGGGCCGCGTGTCTCAACCTCATGGACGCCCACTATCCGTACCTCCCTGCGCCGAGATACGATCGATGGGGTGGATCTCGACTCCGAGAACTTCACGAGGAGATTAGGGAGCCACTGTTACGCGAATTTCTGGGTGGCCGACCCTGGTGGCAACTGGGTGCGTTCGAATCGCTGTACGACGGGTGTATTCGTCAGGCCGATGCGATTGTCCATGAGTTGCTCGACGCTTTGCGCGCCCGGGACGAACTATCGAACACTTTACTCGTCATTACGTCCGACCACGGCGAAGGATTTGGCGAACCGTGTGAGCTTGGAACCCCAGTTAGACTAATCGATCACAACTTCGGAGTCAACGAACAGTTGACACACGTTCCACTCATCGTGAGCCATCCCGGTCACGATCAGGGAGAGACAGTCGACAAACCGGTTTCGCTGGCCCAGTTCCCTGCTGTCGTGCATGCACAACTCGAGGGGCGCCATCGGACGTTCAAACGGGCTGATCCGGTACTCACCACAACGTATCGAATTCAGGAGCCCGGTGACGAACTCCCGCTGGAGGCGACCGATCGTTCTCCGTACTTCGGGCCGTGGCACGCGATATACGAAACTCGAGACGGCGTCGTTCGAAAGGACGCACTTCATAACGAGTACGATGCACAGATGGCGATTCCGAACGCCTGCGAGCGATCCGTCGTCGGCCGCGCCGATCGAACGCGTATCGAGGAAACTATTTCGTCTCTCGAGCCGGCGACAATCGTTTCCGGGCAGCAGCAGGTCTCGGACTCGATTGAACAACGGCTGAACGATCTCGGCTACATCCAATAA
- a CDS encoding oligosaccharide flippase family protein, which translates to MRVGQQSFVYFLAKNAAYVVSFLAVVYFARLVDPSTLGIYYVVIGLLSWLQLPGNMGISSAIKKRVSEGTDANEHITAGIIVIGTLFVVTAGLLFAFSEYVTAYIGADVTEYLVLLLFAGLSYSIVQAVLEGRQLVHVSGLLFPVKVGGRSLLQISFVIAGFGLVGMLAGFAIGVLAAAVLGATVLTLRLRRPARRHFKNIGSFAKYSWLGSVQSRTFNWIDILLLNVFVSSALVGSYSVAWNVAAFLNTFGVSVSRSIFPEISKLSTDNSIDSTTHLIEDALSYAGLMLIPGFIGGLLIGDRVIRLYGAEYVTGTAVLGILIAACLVNGYQRQLLTTFNALDRPNLAFRVNAVFVASNVVLNVVFITQFGWIGAAYATLLTVSVATCASFMLLSRLVTFSVPVTEIARQWIAAIAMGIVIYVVEPMVSPLEGAIPFGTTVGTIILVAIGASIYFLTLIGISREFRTTVEQNLPVDEP; encoded by the coding sequence ATGAGAGTCGGTCAACAGTCATTCGTCTACTTCCTTGCGAAGAACGCTGCGTACGTCGTCTCATTTCTGGCAGTGGTCTATTTCGCACGGCTCGTCGATCCGAGTACGCTCGGCATCTACTACGTCGTCATCGGACTCCTCTCCTGGTTACAGCTCCCCGGAAACATGGGAATCTCGTCAGCTATCAAAAAGCGGGTCAGCGAGGGGACCGACGCCAACGAACACATCACGGCAGGCATCATCGTCATCGGTACGCTGTTCGTCGTTACGGCGGGATTGCTGTTCGCGTTTAGTGAGTACGTAACGGCGTACATCGGTGCCGACGTGACGGAATATCTCGTCTTGTTACTATTCGCGGGCCTCAGTTATTCGATCGTTCAGGCCGTGCTTGAGGGCAGACAACTTGTTCACGTCTCTGGACTGCTCTTCCCGGTCAAAGTCGGCGGTAGAAGTCTTTTGCAGATTTCATTCGTGATCGCCGGATTCGGACTCGTCGGAATGCTTGCCGGATTCGCCATCGGCGTCCTCGCGGCCGCCGTGCTGGGAGCGACTGTATTGACGCTCCGACTCCGGCGACCAGCCAGACGACACTTCAAAAATATTGGCTCCTTCGCCAAGTACTCGTGGCTCGGTTCGGTTCAATCGCGGACATTCAACTGGATCGACATACTCCTCCTGAACGTCTTCGTCTCCAGCGCACTCGTCGGTTCGTACTCCGTCGCATGGAACGTCGCCGCGTTTCTCAATACGTTCGGCGTGTCGGTCAGCAGATCTATTTTTCCGGAGATCAGTAAATTATCGACTGACAACAGTATTGATTCGACGACCCACTTGATCGAAGACGCGCTCTCGTACGCGGGACTGATGCTAATCCCCGGATTTATCGGCGGACTACTCATCGGTGACCGGGTAATACGATTGTACGGGGCAGAGTACGTCACTGGAACGGCAGTTCTCGGGATCCTGATCGCAGCCTGTCTGGTTAACGGCTACCAGCGACAACTTCTGACGACATTCAACGCGCTTGATCGCCCCAATCTGGCATTTCGCGTCAACGCGGTCTTCGTCGCGAGCAACGTCGTACTCAATGTCGTGTTCATCACCCAGTTCGGATGGATCGGAGCGGCGTACGCAACATTGCTCACCGTTTCCGTCGCAACGTGTGCGTCGTTCATGCTCCTCTCTCGGCTCGTTACATTCTCCGTTCCAGTCACAGAAATCGCACGCCAGTGGATCGCTGCGATCGCAATGGGCATCGTCATCTACGTCGTGGAGCCGATGGTTTCCCCGCTCGAGGGAGCAATCCCATTCGGTACTACCGTCGGGACGATCATTCTCGTAGCGATCGGTGCGTCCATCTATTTCCTCACACTGATCGGAATCTCGAGAGAATTTCGGACGACCGTCGAACAGAACCTACCCGTAGACGAACCGTGA
- a CDS encoding helix-turn-helix domain-containing protein: protein MPIDIEDFEERTSAELEEPSNAERVLRFLYEHRDKAWKASTIAERSDVNENSISAVLNRLKEQDLVRHKGSYWAITDDTERLRRAHQFHRTIQRFNELYGDEDRDEWIEASE, encoded by the coding sequence ATGCCGATCGATATCGAAGATTTCGAAGAGCGGACGTCCGCGGAACTCGAAGAGCCGAGTAACGCCGAACGAGTGCTCCGGTTCCTCTACGAACACAGGGACAAGGCGTGGAAGGCGTCGACGATCGCCGAACGATCGGACGTCAACGAGAACTCGATCTCGGCGGTACTCAACCGGCTGAAGGAACAGGATCTCGTTCGACACAAGGGTTCGTACTGGGCCATTACGGACGACACGGAACGGCTTCGTCGTGCACACCAGTTCCATCGGACGATCCAGCGGTTCAACGAACTCTACGGCGACGAGGATCGCGACGAGTGGATCGAAGCGAGCGAATGA
- a CDS encoding CDP-2,3-bis-(O-geranylgeranyl)-sn-glycerol synthase yields the protein MAILETIVIAFWAMLPAYVPNNAAVLAGGGRPIDGGRTWGDKRMLGDGKTWRGTAAGIIAGLALAGILSLFAPDVNSATGVDVPEFTPFAALGLAAGAMLGDILASFLKRRSGRQRGAMFPGLDQLDFVVVSLPLTALLASEWFFDVFTWEVVAVVVILTPILHVTTNVIAYKLGLKNEPW from the coding sequence ATGGCAATCCTCGAGACGATCGTGATCGCGTTCTGGGCGATGTTGCCCGCCTACGTCCCCAACAATGCCGCGGTGTTGGCTGGCGGCGGACGACCGATCGACGGCGGTCGGACGTGGGGTGACAAGCGGATGTTGGGCGACGGGAAAACGTGGCGTGGAACCGCTGCCGGAATCATTGCTGGCCTCGCTCTCGCGGGTATTTTGAGCCTCTTCGCGCCCGACGTCAACAGCGCGACCGGTGTGGACGTACCGGAGTTCACGCCGTTCGCCGCGCTCGGCCTCGCTGCCGGGGCGATGCTCGGCGATATCCTGGCGTCGTTCCTGAAACGCCGTTCCGGCCGCCAGCGCGGCGCGATGTTTCCCGGACTCGACCAACTCGACTTCGTCGTCGTCTCGCTGCCCCTGACCGCGCTGTTGGCCAGCGAGTGGTTCTTCGACGTATTCACGTGGGAGGTCGTTGCCGTCGTCGTGATTCTAACGCCGATTCTACACGTCACGACCAACGTGATCGCCTACAAACTCGGGCTGAAGAACGAACCCTGGTAG